One genomic segment of Calderihabitans maritimus includes these proteins:
- a CDS encoding histidinol dehydrogenase, translating into QKVQQEVERQIETLPRRAIAEEALENYGAIILVEDLKEAVKLANRFAPEHLELMVEEPFAVLGSIRHAGAIFLGRYTPEAVGDYYAGPNHILPTGGTARFYSPLSVDSFMKKSSVISFSAEAFLQGSRDIIKLATVEGLDAHASSIRVRLEDRPGKE; encoded by the coding sequence CCAAAAGGTACAGCAGGAGGTAGAGAGGCAAATTGAAACCCTACCCCGCCGGGCTATAGCGGAAGAGGCGCTGGAAAATTACGGAGCTATAATCCTGGTGGAAGATTTGAAGGAAGCGGTAAAACTGGCCAACCGTTTTGCACCGGAGCATTTAGAGCTCATGGTGGAAGAGCCTTTTGCCGTATTGGGAAGTATACGCCACGCGGGAGCCATCTTTTTGGGAAGGTATACTCCGGAAGCCGTGGGAGACTATTATGCGGGACCTAACCATATTTTACCTACGGGGGGAACTGCCCGTTTTTATTCACCTTTAAGTGTAGACAGTTTTATGAAAAAGAGCAGTGTCATTTCTTTTTCCGCCGAGGCTTTTCTTCAGGGAAGCCGGGATATTATCAAGTTGGCTACTGTGGAGGGGCTGGACGCCCATGCTAGTTCCATCAGGGTAAGGCTGGAAGACCGGCCGGGGAAGGAATGA